Genomic window (Candidatus Curtissbacteria bacterium):
ACCAAACCCAACACGCTCATTAAGAAGAGCTGTCCTCTCCGGTGGAGGGGCAGCGGCAACTTGAGGATTATCCTTACCAAAGAGACTTGCAAGGGGAGAGAGATTTGTCGCAAGCTCAGTTATTAGTCCGGCTTGACTGGGATCTTCCGGCAGTTTTTTAATGTAGTTTGGACTAATGTTGGGGATCCAATTTGGTCCCGAATCCGAAGTGTAGGTTGCGCTAGCGGTACCTGGGTAAACATTTTGGTCCGTATAGTAAGACAAAAGAGCGGTCCGCAGCGCTGCAAGATCTTGCTTACGTTTATGGTCTCTGGACTTACTCTGAGCGGTGGTGAAGGAGGCGATACCTGTTGCGGTTAATATCGAAATTATGGTTACGACAACCATTAACTCAATGAGGGTGAAGCCGCGGGATTTGAGATTTGAGAGTTGAGAGTTGAGAGTTTTAATTTTCAACTTTCCACTTTCAATTTTCAATTTAAAAGAGGGCATTAATATAATTGTCGGAGGTTAACTTTCGAATGTCAAATATGCTGGATAAGTTTCTCCTTAAGTCAACGAAAAGTGAGACCCTTAATCGGAGGGTTAGATTTTAGACTCTTTGTGCTCGGTGGTTTTGCGGCAATGCTTGCAGAACTTCTTAAACAGAAGCTTATCCTGAGTGTTGTTGGGGTTTTTCTCTGTCGTGTAATTTTTGGATTTACAAACAGTGCATTCCAAATTAAAAAGAACTCTTTTGGGTTTGGCCATTAATCTGGTAAGTTTAACTAATTAATAGCTTTTTGGGCAAGTGGGGAATAATCTGATTCATTTAAGCCTCGATTTCTGCTAAAATTGACAACGCACGTGCCGAAGTGGCTCAGTGGTAGAGCGTTTCCTTGGTAAGGAAAAGGTCATGGGTCCGATTCCCATCTTCGGCTCATGAATAGGGCATAGTATGCCGCCTTAGCTCAGTTGGTTAGAGCGACTGTTTTGTAAACAGTAGGTCCTCGGTTCGAATCCGAGAGGCGGCTCAGAGAATTCGCTGCGGTGCCAGAGTGGACAATTGGAACGGTCTGTAAAACCGTCGCTCGAAAGGGCTACGAAGGTTCGAATCCTTCCCGCAGCACACTTTTTTTGCCAAGCTTGACTCTATTTGATACAATTTGGGCAACTTTTAAACTGTCCCCAACTTTATGGATAACCAGCAACCAGTGGGTGCCCCTATTTATCAGGAATCTCAGAGCAAAAATGCCAAATGGCTCTGGCTCCTTATTTTTCTAGTTATAGTGGGTGCTCTTGCGTTCGCCGTAATTCGCGGCATCGGTCCTTTTTCTGCACTCAATCTGGGAGGATCTGGCGACGAGACAAAAGCGTCTCCTTCTACAGCGCCACTTTTTTCAAGTCCGTCACCAACA
Coding sequences:
- a CDS encoding prepilin-type N-terminal cleavage/methylation domain-containing protein, with product MPSFKLKIESGKLKIKTLNSQLSNLKSRGFTLIELMVVVTIISILTATGIASFTTAQSKSRDHKRKQDLAALRTALLSYYTDQNVYPGTASATYTSDSGPNWIPNISPNYIKKLPEDPSQAGLITELATNLSPLASLFGKDNPQVAAAPPPERTALLNERVGFG
- the rpmG gene encoding 50S ribosomal protein L33; translation: MAKPKRVLFNLECTVCKSKNYTTEKNPNNTQDKLLFKKFCKHCRKTTEHKESKI